The following proteins come from a genomic window of Halictus rubicundus isolate RS-2024b chromosome 8, iyHalRubi1_principal, whole genome shotgun sequence:
- the LOC143356684 gene encoding NCK-interacting protein with SH3 domain, translating to MGDNSTRLENYEMLKALYDFKATFAKTLTFQEGDYFILYQTNTKQRNWWQVVNRNGLIGYIPSNYVSTIKVPAQTLLEFLEDCIENVKTETKQQTGSLYVEKQDLLLKLIEKKRQAEFNKKTKKQAPMPPDFGNGTPSKEICSPLYNAKEGDVNTAPSNTSYATAQTTLHTNASEDKEEEAPVVPQCQQRRQSLPRQSSSETQKIQSEIRKSPSHGSNRQTPTSSPMKTKCDINSHTAYQLLDQVRRNTQLSYEMSKVAVTVVVTGLQQLLPKNVGHYFDALLHQLETPFTVSQLSMEETYDANRLKVIFTELTSCKEDSQQRNWMLYEDECVIVDYIKELTSILTNADANVSRYILQQDQYNGVTVLIQYYQMEPRWTIRQLLLQSFGVMCSLDSVILTIMLNSVLPMELARDMRSNPRNVIKLNYSSLLLTMIFSMGEPMPVTHLEQLGPDFISFVLDLIENPPDMDLEDQISDLFVNLILSYNLQFTNSENIVLNTLKERTIAKIFTEKILLLFNREEDPVRIFDHEPPPPHSVLKLFIDLFNNDITAGLFYTNDVKVLIDIILRQLYDMFPGDKRRQYLELCRRVLRTSSYNEHKYRSEDLLKCFTRIFCEETGESQEDQQSVREISNEFPHLFKM from the exons ATGGGTGACAATTCCACGAGGTTAG AGAATTATGAAATGCTTAAGGCTCTCTACGATTTCAAGGCCACGTTCGCAAAGACCCTCACTTTCCAGGAGGGTGACTATTTCATTCTGTATCAGACCAACACCAAGCAGAGAAATTGGTGGCAGGTGGTCAACAGAAACGGGCTTATCGGATACATACCGTCGAATTACGTCTCTACCATCAAG GTACCTGCTCAAACCTTGCTAGAGTTTCTAGAGGATTGCATCGAAAATGTGAAAACAGAGACCAAGCAGCAAACTGGATCCTTGTATGTGGAGAAGCAGGATCTTCTCTTGAAGTTGATAGAGAAGAAGAGACAGGCTGAGTTTAATAAGAAGACTAAGAAGCAAGCTCCGATGCCCCCTGATTTTGGGAATGGCACGCCTAGCAAAGAAATATGTTCGCCTCTTTACAATGCCAAAGAAGGGGACGTTAACACGGCTCCTAGCAATACTTCTTATGCTACAGCACAAACTACATTGCACACTAATGCTAGCGAAGACAAAGAGGAAGAAGCACCTGTTGTACCGCAGTGTCAGCAGAGGAGACAGTCATTGCCGAGACAGTCTTCTTCGGAGACTCAGAAGATTCAGTCTGAGATACGGAAGAGTCCCTCGCATGGCAGCAACAGGCAGACTCCCACCAGTTCGCCTATGAAAACCAAATGTGATATTAATTCTCATACAGCTTATCAATTACTCGACCAAGTTCGTAGGAATACTCAATTAAGCTACGAGATGTCCAAGGTGGCAGTCACTGTGGTGGTCACTGGTCTCCAACAGTTGTTGCCCAAGAATGTAGGCCACTATTTTGACGCACTGCTGCATCAGTTGGAGACACCATTTACCGTGTCGCAATTGAGTATGGAGGAGACCTACGACGCCAATAGATTGAAAGTAATTTTTACAGAGCTTACTTCCTGCAAGGAAGATTCGCAACAGAGAAACTGGATGTTGTACGAAGATGAATGTGTTATTGTTGACTATATCAAAGAACTTACCTCAATATTG ACAAACGCAGATGCGAACGTGTCTAGATATATTTTGCAGCAGGATCAGTATAATGGAGTTACCGTACTGATACAGTATTACCAGATGGAACCCAGATGGACTATTAGGCAATTGTTGTTACAGTCGTTTGGTGTAATGTGTAGTTTGGATTCTGTGATCTTAACTATAATGTTGAATAGCGTGTTGCCTATGGAACTGGCAAG GGACATGCGGAGTAATCCTAGAAatgtaataaagttaaattattCTTCGTTATTGCTCACTATGATTTTCTCAATGGGTGAACCCATGCCAGTTACGCACTTGG AGCAATTGGGTCCAGATTTCATATCTTTTGTTCTGGATTTAATTGAAAATCCCCCAGACATGGACCTGGAAGATCAGATCTcggatttatttgtaaatttgatATTGTCCTACAATTTACAGTTCACAAATTCGGAGAACATAGTCTTGAACACGTTGAAGGAACGAACAATAGCAAAAATTTTTACCGAGAAAATTTTGCTGCTGTTTAATAGAGAAG AGGATCCAGTGCGGATATTTGACCATGAACCACCCCCACCTCATTCTGTACTCAAATTATTTATTGACCTCTTCAATAACGATATTACTGCGGGACTTTTTTACACCAACGATGTAAAGGTTCTAATTGATATTATTCTGCGGCAGCTGTACGATATGTTTCCAGGGGATAAG cgtaGACAGTATTTAGAATTATGCAGACGAGTGTTACGGACCTCAAGCTACAACGAGCATAAATATCGTTCTGAAGACCTACTGAAATGCTTCACAAG AATATTCTGCGAGGAAACCGGTGAAAGCCAAGAGGATCAACAGTCGGTACGCGAAATCAGCAATGAATTTCCGCATTTATTCAAGATGTGA